In the genome of Bacteroidota bacterium, the window TTCCTCAAAATTTTGCTAAAGATCTCGGATCTGCCAAATCTTCCACAGTACAAATAATTGCAGATGCAACCGACCCAAACATGGGTAACATATTAACAGGTTATCTTTCAGGAGTAACAAATTCCTACTCAATAGAAAAAAAACTAATTAATAAGACTCCGGTTGTCATAGAATCAAAGATGCTTTACAATCCCGAAAGTAAAAGTGTTTTCATGTTTGTTCCCGGAGTAATGACAATCATTTTAATGCTCGTTTCAGCAATGATGACATCAATAACTGTTGCAAAAGAAAAAGAGCTGGGAACTATGGAAATCTTACTTGTATCTCCATTAAAACCGGGAATAATAATCATAGGTAAGGTAATTCCCTATATAGCACTGTCGCTCGTAAATGCTGCAACAATTTTAGCTCTCGGATTCGCAGTGTTCGGAATGCCTTTAAACGGAAGTTTTATTTTCCTGTCGCTCGAAATACTATTATTTATAATTACGGCACTTGGCTTAGGTGTTCTAATTTCAACTATTTCTAATTCGCAACAAACAGCAATGCTGATTTCCTTAATGGGATTGATGCTGCCTACAATATTACTTTCAGGATTTATTTTCCCTATCGAAAGTATGCCTGAAATATTGCAGGTTATTAGCAACGTAATTCCGGCAAAATGGTTCATTATCATTATTAAATCGATAATGCTTAAAGGACTGGGTATAACAGCTCTATGGAAAGAAACTTTAATACTGCTTTTTATGACAATATTCTTCATAGTAATGAGTATTAAACGTTTCAAGATAAGATTGGAGTAAGGCTGATATATGAATGAGCTGACTATCAAAAAAAAAAAGTATAAAACATTATACTTTCAGAGGATTAAAGCATTGAATCAATAAAACATGAGAAAAATAGTATTTATTATAGAAAAAGAATTCAAGCAAATATTCAGAAACAAAATAATGGTGATACTGATATTTGCAATGCCCGTAATTCAATTACTGATTCTTTCATATGCAGCTGATTTCGAAGTAAAAGGCATAAATATTTTCATTGACGACATGGATTCTTCACCGGTTTCTAAAAACCTGATTAGTTCCATAAAAAATACTAGGCAGTTCGAAGTTGTGGGTGTTTCAAATTACGATGATGGCTTAAAACTAATAGAGAAAAACAAGGCCGATGTTATAATCTCTATCCCTGATAAATTTGGCAGAGATATCACGACCGGTAATACAGTAAAAACAGCTATTGTTGTAGATGCGATAAATGGCTCCAAAGCAGGAGTAACACTAAATTATTTACAAATAATCTTAAATCAGTTTGTCAAAGATCAACTATCAGCTAAGTACAGGCTTGATCAAAAATTTGGAATTGAAATAATTAACCGTAACTGGTTTAACCCCACCCTTAATTACAAAATATTCATGGTTCCGGGAATACTTGTATTACTGGTGACAATGATTTCTCTTTTCCTCTCGTCAATGAATATAGTAAGAGAAAAAGAACTTGGTACAATAGAACAATTAAATGTTACTCCCATAAAAAAATACGAGTTTGTTTTAGGTAAATTATTACCCTTTGTAGTTTTAGGTTTAGTAGAATTCAGCATTGGAATTTTAATTGCGAAACTATGGTTCAATATACCAATAGAAGGCAATATGTGTACTATTTACCTTTTTACATTAGTCTATCTGACTCTGGTTCTGGGTATGGGAATGTTTATTTCTACTCTTACAGAAACGCAACAACAGGCACTGTTTATAGCATGGTTTTTCTCCGTTATTTTTATCCTGATGAGCGGTCTTTTTACTCCAATAGAAAGTATGCCTGTTTGGGCTCAAAAAATTGCCGACTTTAACCCTATAAAGTATTATGTAGATGTGATTAGGCTTGTTATGCTGAAAGGTAGTACATTCCTAAATGTCAGCAAACAATTTGGTATAATTGTAGTTTATTCTATTGCATTAAATGTATTTGCAATAATGAATTACAGAAAAACCAGCGGATAATATCGCAATCGAATACCGGCTGCTGATTCGAAAATCCTGACAAAGTCGCGATTTCACTTCTTTACTAATTATTACTAAATTAGCCCCTCCAAAATATATACAATATGAACACTAAACAACTTATATTAATCACTCTAATTCAAACAGTCGTAGTTCTGACTGTTTTTCCTTTAATCCCTTCACTTGTTCAGGGTATTCAAGGAATCCCCGAAGCAGAAAACAGTGTTTCGGAAGTATACACTATAATTTTTGCAGGAGGAGTTATAACAATGCTAATTCTGGGAATTATATTGGTTGGCAAAGGCTCTAAAAACGAATTGTATTTCAACTTATTTGCTCTTGCTTTTCTCGCAATCATATTTTATCAAAATTACTCTATAATGCTACTACAAACTCTGATATCACTGGTTTTAGCTGCTGTAATTTTTTTAATTAAAATACCTTTAAGAAAGTTTATTACTAATAAAAATATTCTGGCATAAAAACATGGAATGGTTCTCATCATGGTTCGACACACCCTATTATCACCAACTTTACAATAACCGTGATTTTAGCGAAGCTGAAAAGTTTATGACCAACTTACTGGATCATCTCAATTTAAAGAAGGATTCTACAATCCTTGATTTGGCTTGCGGTAAAGGGAGACATTCAATTTTTTTAAACAGAAAGGGATTCAGGGTTAAAGGTGTTGATCTGTCAAAACAGAGTATCGAGGCGGCAAAGAAATATGAAAATGACAATTTAAAATTTGCTGTTCACGACATGCGCAATAAACTGAATGAAAATTTCGATGCAGTTTTTAATCTTTTCACCAGCTTTGGTTATTTCGAAGACGATGCCGATGATATTGCAGTATTAGAAACTATTAAAAACTCAATGAACAGTAGTTCCATCGCTGTAATTGACTTTATGAATTCCGAAAAAGTAATAAAGAACCTGGTAAACTCTGAAGTCCAAAAAAGAGGCAACCTGGATTTTCATATAAAACGATATGTTGAACACAACATAATACATAAAAACATCAAATTTCGCGATAAGGGAATAGACTTTGATTTCACAGAAAAAGTAAAAGCTATAAGGCTTGATAAATTCAAAGACTACTTTAACAGGACAGGCCTAAAGTTAGTAAAGACTTTTGGCAATTATGATTTGGAAGGCTTTAGCCCTGAAACATCAGACAGACTAATAATGATATTGACAAAATGAGTTATATAATACTATTTTCGGCAGTAATAATTGGTGTATTAATAGGAGAGTTAATAAAACCACAGGAAACATTAAAGAAATTGTTTTTGACCTTTAGTGGTGCTTTTTTGCTTGCAGTTACTGTTTTTCATATTTTACCTGAAGTTTACATCAATGGAAATGAGAAAATTGGTTTCTTCATTATGCTCGGTGTTTTTATACAAATCCTATTAGAGTTTATCTCTAAAGGGGTAGAACATGCACATGTACCAAACCATCACGGACATTCTCATGAAAAACACTCTTATACACTGCCAATGTTTATCAGTATTTCTATTCATGCTTTTTTGGAAGGAGCTCCTGTTACAGATCACGCCCATCACCATCATATTATCGACGAGATTTCAAATCCCGTTTTATTAGGTGTTTTTATTCACAAAATCCCTATTGCATCAATAATTTATGTTGCGTTTAGAGAAAACGGCTATTCAAAAATTATTTCATTCCTACTTATAATTCTATTCGGCTTAATGACACCTGCCGGCAGTTATTTAGCAAATAAAGTACCGGCAGTAATCCAATATTCCGATCAAATTAACGCTGTTGTTATCGGTATTTTTCTTCATATAAGTACTACTATTCTTTTCGAGAGTTCATCAGGTCACAAATTTAATTCAGCTAAACTTTTAGTAATTACAGCGGCAACTGCTTTAGTTTATTTTTCATACTAAATCTTATTTTTTCAGGGTTTTCCAACAATGAAATTGGTCATAAAATAATTATAAAAAACTAATACGTAAATCAGTTAAAAATGATATTTGTGCTTATATTTATACAGCCTGAGTTAGACGAGGGAATTAAGGCTAGTATAGAACACTCTTAAATAACAAAGCCAATTTGAAGCAAAAAAAAGCCAATAAAAAATCTTTCTTTCTTACAATGCTGAAAGGTATCGCCATGGGTACGGCAAATAAAATCCCCGGAGTTTCGGGAGGTGCTGTGGCTTTCGTGGTTGGTTTTTATGAGGAACTGATATACTCACTGAAGAGAATTAACAGAAAAGCCTGGGGCCTACTATTCAAAAGAGGATTCTCAAAATTTTACGATTATATAAATGGTCGCTTTTTAACCGCTCTTTTTTCGGGAACCATAATCAGTTTTTTCACCGTTTCGCAACTGTTGGATATTTTAATTTCGCATTATGAGCTACATGTATGGGCTTTCTTTTTCGGTTTAATCCTCGGATCGATATATTTTGTTTCGATGGAGTTCAACGACTGGAATGTAAAAACCATATTCAGCATGCTAATAGGTGTTGCAATAGGCATCTCCTTTTCATTTATCAGTGCTTCAACCGAGAATGACAATTTATTATTTGTCTTTTTCTGTGGTATTATCAGTATATCAGGAATGACTCTCCCCGGTCTCTCCGGTTCCTTCATTCTTATGGTAATAGGAAATTATGTACTGCTTATGGTAGATTCCGTAAATGCACTTTACGATATAGTTTACCTCTCTGCTACACTTGATTTTTCATGGATTGATAATGCTGAAACTATAAGACTTTTAAAGGTATTAAGTGTATTTATCGCCGGTTCGGTAGTCGGATTAATTTCTCTGTCGCATATTTTAGGGTATTTACTTAAAAAGCACCATCAAACAGTTATTGCCCAAATAATAGGAATAATTGTCGGCAGTCTCGGTGTAGTTTGGCCCTGGAAAGACAAAATATTTCTACGGGATGAATTAGGAAATATTATGTACCTGAAAAACGGTAAGGAAATTGTTGCATACTACAATGCCTACTTCCCCGACAGTCTCGACTATTCAACGATAATGGCCATAATAATGATAATCCTGGGGATTGTTATAGTAGTAGCACTGGAAAGGCTAAAGCCAAAGCAGATAAAATAATTTGATTAGATATTAGAATATCACTTAACCACAGATATTAAACATAAGCCTATTAATGAATAAGGAAAAACAGCAAAATGAGAAAAAGAATAATCCACTGAAGAGGAAACTATTCTCTAAAATTTCTATTGGAATGGTATTTACACTGTTCTTGTTAAATCAGATTCTATTTTATATTCAACCCTTTTCTCCCGAGAGTATTTATTTCGATTACACACAGGGATACTTCAGAATTGTAACTTTAGTTGAACGAATAGTTTTTAGCATATTCCCTTTCTCAGTTGGTGATTTACTATACCTGTTTATTGTATTCGTAGTTTTCCGGACTTTATTCAGGATAATAATTTCTCTGTACAAAAGAACCTATCGCAAAATCCTTATCGACTCAACCGACTTCATAGCTATGGTGGCTCTTATTCTATTACTGGTCGGAACACAGTGGAACTGGAATTACAGGCAGCCTTCATTAGTTGACAAAATGAACCTAAACAGCGAAAGCTATGATATTGAACAACTGGCATCGTTCACAAAAAAGCTCATAAGAGAAACCGCTTTCACAAAGGAGAATTCCAACTTTGATGTTTTTAGAGATGACAATAGTTCCATTATTGATATTTCTATTCTCGGTTATGAAAGGATGGCAAAAAAAGACGATTTCTACACTTACAGCTATCCGTCAATTAAACATTCAATGTTTTCAAAACTTCTTCCCTACCTTGGTATTTCGGGGTATTACAATCCGTTTACCGCTGAAGCCCAAATTGCAAAAGGAATACCAAAAGTACAGATACCTTTTATTGTAAATCACGAAATAGCACACCAACTAGGAATTGCCTCAGAAGCCGAAGCTAACTTTCTGGGTTATCTGGCATCAAAAAACAATCCCTTAAGCTCAATTCAGTATTCGGGAAACATAAGTCTGCTAATGTATTGCCTTGCTGATCTAAAGAAAAATGAATATAACAAATACGATGAGCTAAAAGAATCAATCCCGCAGGATGTTATTGATGATATTATAGAAATCTCAGAATTCTGGATGTCGCACAGAAATGAATACAGAAAATATACAGATAAAGGCTATGACCTCTTCCTTAAATCAAATCAGCAGGAAGATGGTTTAAATTCTTATAATAAGGTAGTATCTTTAGCTATATTTTATTCCAGAAAAAAATAAGCTATGAATTCAAAACATTACTCAATATCAAAATACCTGCTGCTGGTTTTTATTTTAGCCACTTCGCTAATAGCTACAGGACAAAACAACGATAAAAAATCGATTGTTTTTATTGATGATTTTGACACTTACTCTGAACTGGAACCTGATTATTATAAATATTTCGATGAAATAAAGGCAGGGAAACTTCTGGGCGACCTTAATTACAGCAGATTAAATGTTAATTTTGATTTAGAGGGAAATAAGAGTATAAGACATTTACAGATATCCGAAGCGCCGGATTACCTTGTATTGATTTTAGGAAGCTCAAATACAACTATCAACACAAAAACCAATGATGTTGTAATAGCTTCTGAAGACTATAAAAATGAATACCTGGCATTTGTAAAACGTCTGAAACACGAAAACTCAAAAATAATTATTGTCTCTCCTCCTCCATATCTTACCAAAACTAAAGAGGAAGATGAGCAAATTATTGACAACATTAACGCTGTACAATATGTAGCAGAATCACATCCTGATGTTAGCTATATAAAACTCTATAAATATATCCTTCGAAACTATCAGGAATCTACAGTAAGCCCCAAACAACTTGCTACATGGATTACTGCATTAATTCAGGAAGATGTTGTGGAATTAAAGCCGGAAGATTAAGGCTTAAAATGGAAATATTCATTTTAGGATGGGCCTTTAATTATCGAATAAGAATCTAAGGCAATGTTATCTTATTCGTCATTAGCTACACTGAATCTAAAGATTTCCGACCGAAGAGATAGCGTAGTGGAGAAAATGATAATTCGACGAAGTCAATCTGTTCTTTAAATTATGAGATCTCACGACTACTTTACGCATGACAACATTTTTTTCACCGCAAAGTTTCGCAAAGTTATGCGCTAAGTTTCGCAAAGTATTTTTGCGTTACGTTGCGGTTATTTTTTTGTCATCACCTCACCTGCCCGTCCGGTCAGGCAGGTTGGAGTTTTTGAGAAAAAAACCTGGTTCTACACATGACAATAAAAAAAGCCGCGAATGCGCGAATTTTAATTTTCGCTAACGCTCAATTTATAAGAAAACGAACGTTAGTGAGTTTAATAATTCGCGCATTGGGGGTTAT includes:
- a CDS encoding ABC transporter permease, which encodes MRTFLAFIKKEFKHIFRDKRTLVILFGMPIAQVLLFGFAITTEIKDGKMAILDLAKNSVSQGYINKITSSGYFIVQENLKTYNDIEESFKKGTIKIALVIPQNFAKDLGSAKSSTVQIIADATDPNMGNILTGYLSGVTNSYSIEKKLINKTPVVIESKMLYNPESKSVFMFVPGVMTIILMLVSAMMTSITVAKEKELGTMEILLVSPLKPGIIIIGKVIPYIALSLVNAATILALGFAVFGMPLNGSFIFLSLEILLFIITALGLGVLISTISNSQQTAMLISLMGLMLPTILLSGFIFPIESMPEILQVISNVIPAKWFIIIIKSIMLKGLGITALWKETLILLFMTIFFIVMSIKRFKIRLE
- a CDS encoding ABC transporter permease; the protein is MRKIVFIIEKEFKQIFRNKIMVILIFAMPVIQLLILSYAADFEVKGINIFIDDMDSSPVSKNLISSIKNTRQFEVVGVSNYDDGLKLIEKNKADVIISIPDKFGRDITTGNTVKTAIVVDAINGSKAGVTLNYLQIILNQFVKDQLSAKYRLDQKFGIEIINRNWFNPTLNYKIFMVPGILVLLVTMISLFLSSMNIVREKELGTIEQLNVTPIKKYEFVLGKLLPFVVLGLVEFSIGILIAKLWFNIPIEGNMCTIYLFTLVYLTLVLGMGMFISTLTETQQQALFIAWFFSVIFILMSGLFTPIESMPVWAQKIADFNPIKYYVDVIRLVMLKGSTFLNVSKQFGIIVVYSIALNVFAIMNYRKTSG
- a CDS encoding class I SAM-dependent methyltransferase encodes the protein MEWFSSWFDTPYYHQLYNNRDFSEAEKFMTNLLDHLNLKKDSTILDLACGKGRHSIFLNRKGFRVKGVDLSKQSIEAAKKYENDNLKFAVHDMRNKLNENFDAVFNLFTSFGYFEDDADDIAVLETIKNSMNSSSIAVIDFMNSEKVIKNLVNSEVQKRGNLDFHIKRYVEHNIIHKNIKFRDKGIDFDFTEKVKAIRLDKFKDYFNRTGLKLVKTFGNYDLEGFSPETSDRLIMILTK
- a CDS encoding ZIP family metal transporter, with the protein product MSYIILFSAVIIGVLIGELIKPQETLKKLFLTFSGAFLLAVTVFHILPEVYINGNEKIGFFIMLGVFIQILLEFISKGVEHAHVPNHHGHSHEKHSYTLPMFISISIHAFLEGAPVTDHAHHHHIIDEISNPVLLGVFIHKIPIASIIYVAFRENGYSKIISFLLIILFGLMTPAGSYLANKVPAVIQYSDQINAVVIGIFLHISTTILFESSSGHKFNSAKLLVITAATALVYFSY
- a CDS encoding DUF368 domain-containing protein; the protein is MKQKKANKKSFFLTMLKGIAMGTANKIPGVSGGAVAFVVGFYEELIYSLKRINRKAWGLLFKRGFSKFYDYINGRFLTALFSGTIISFFTVSQLLDILISHYELHVWAFFFGLILGSIYFVSMEFNDWNVKTIFSMLIGVAIGISFSFISASTENDNLLFVFFCGIISISGMTLPGLSGSFILMVIGNYVLLMVDSVNALYDIVYLSATLDFSWIDNAETIRLLKVLSVFIAGSVVGLISLSHILGYLLKKHHQTVIAQIIGIIVGSLGVVWPWKDKIFLRDELGNIMYLKNGKEIVAYYNAYFPDSLDYSTIMAIIMIILGIVIVVALERLKPKQIK
- a CDS encoding DUF3810 domain-containing protein encodes the protein MNKEKQQNEKKNNPLKRKLFSKISIGMVFTLFLLNQILFYIQPFSPESIYFDYTQGYFRIVTLVERIVFSIFPFSVGDLLYLFIVFVVFRTLFRIIISLYKRTYRKILIDSTDFIAMVALILLLVGTQWNWNYRQPSLVDKMNLNSESYDIEQLASFTKKLIRETAFTKENSNFDVFRDDNSSIIDISILGYERMAKKDDFYTYSYPSIKHSMFSKLLPYLGISGYYNPFTAEAQIAKGIPKVQIPFIVNHEIAHQLGIASEAEANFLGYLASKNNPLSSIQYSGNISLLMYCLADLKKNEYNKYDELKESIPQDVIDDIIEISEFWMSHRNEYRKYTDKGYDLFLKSNQQEDGLNSYNKVVSLAIFYSRKK